One Solibacillus sp. R5-41 DNA segment encodes these proteins:
- a CDS encoding FTR1 family protein, whose protein sequence is MKHFLIRCSLVVSLLFALVALPVQAAQSYSHLYISISDALMSTKQDKNAEAEQALEQFTTDWALITTKEIEAKEKIDEVLAQALKATSKEERLTALSALSNALRSLEKLENPVDEVAQRTEFGTKFKPIMAEFEDALASGDMVAIEAAYKEFNIKWNKNERPVREQSIPMYGQIETQMAFLRITISAETPDLALMQAQYDELKQTIEDFIAGKETAEIVEGEYSLATLIAYIDEANDFIDTGDYKAASDKLREFITIWPSVEIEISTRNNSLYKKIESDMPILVSDLLKSDVDVDYMRDKLNNFRTEIELIQGDSNYTFWDSALILLREGLEALLIILALVSFLEMAGQKQMRKWIYVGAFVGILLSALAAVLMSTIFNSATIDTNREIMEGYVGLLAATMMIGVGVWLHSKSSVASWNRYISKRMGSAISSGSVVAMASVSFLSVFREGAETLVFYAGIAPKMETSQFVLGIIMALAILAVIAVVLFKASGKIPIHKFFAVATVLIYVLAFKIIGVSLHTLQLTNKIPTSIVDGLPVISFIGFYPTVETMIGQAILLVLVMVTIFNKKKQEK, encoded by the coding sequence GTGAAGCACTTTTTAATACGCTGTAGTTTAGTTGTATCCTTGCTATTCGCACTGGTAGCCTTGCCAGTGCAAGCAGCTCAATCCTACAGTCACTTGTATATTTCTATTAGTGATGCACTCATGAGTACAAAGCAGGACAAGAATGCTGAGGCAGAGCAAGCACTGGAGCAATTTACGACAGACTGGGCTTTGATAACAACAAAAGAAATTGAAGCGAAAGAAAAGATTGATGAAGTTCTAGCACAAGCGTTGAAAGCAACGTCTAAGGAAGAGCGTTTAACAGCTTTGTCTGCTTTATCCAATGCACTACGTTCCTTAGAAAAACTTGAGAATCCAGTCGATGAAGTGGCGCAACGTACCGAATTCGGCACGAAGTTCAAGCCGATAATGGCAGAGTTCGAGGATGCGCTTGCAAGTGGTGATATGGTAGCAATCGAAGCTGCCTATAAAGAATTCAATATTAAATGGAATAAAAACGAGCGCCCTGTACGCGAGCAAAGCATACCGATGTACGGACAAATCGAAACGCAAATGGCATTCCTGCGAATCACAATTTCAGCAGAGACACCAGATTTGGCATTAATGCAAGCACAGTACGATGAATTGAAGCAAACGATTGAGGATTTTATTGCAGGCAAGGAAACAGCGGAAATCGTGGAGGGCGAGTATTCATTAGCAACCTTAATTGCTTATATTGATGAGGCAAATGATTTCATTGACACAGGTGATTACAAGGCAGCATCTGATAAACTACGTGAATTTATTACGATTTGGCCTAGTGTTGAGATAGAAATTTCGACGCGTAATAATAGTCTCTATAAGAAAATTGAAAGTGATATGCCGATACTTGTGAGTGATTTATTAAAGTCGGATGTTGACGTAGATTACATGCGAGATAAGTTAAATAACTTCCGCACAGAAATTGAGCTTATTCAAGGAGACAGTAATTATACGTTTTGGGATTCAGCGCTTATTTTATTGCGTGAGGGCTTAGAGGCTTTGCTCATTATATTAGCGTTAGTGTCCTTTTTAGAGATGGCGGGTCAAAAACAAATGCGCAAGTGGATTTATGTCGGTGCGTTTGTGGGAATTTTACTATCAGCGCTAGCAGCAGTGTTAATGTCGACAATATTCAATTCTGCGACAATTGATACGAACCGTGAAATCATGGAAGGCTATGTTGGACTACTTGCCGCTACGATGATGATTGGGGTCGGTGTTTGGCTCCATAGTAAATCGAGTGTAGCAAGCTGGAATCGTTATATTTCTAAACGAATGGGTTCTGCAATTTCAAGTGGCTCAGTAGTAGCAATGGCATCTGTCAGCTTCTTATCCGTTTTCCGTGAAGGGGCAGAAACGCTGGTGTTTTACGCAGGTATTGCACCAAAAATGGAGACATCTCAATTTGTATTGGGCATTATTATGGCATTAGCAATTTTGGCTGTGATTGCAGTCGTACTATTTAAAGCAAGCGGGAAAATTCCAATTCATAAATTTTTTGCTGTGGCAACAGTATTAATTTATGTGTTAGCATTCAAAATTATTGGTGTCAGCTTGCATACATTGCAACTAACAAACAAAATTCCTACATCAATCGTTGACGGCTTACCAGTTATCAGCTTTATTGGCTTCTATCCAACAGTAGAAACAATGATAGGACAAGCGATATTACTAGTGCTGGTTATGGTGACGATTTTTAATAAGAAGAAACAAGAGAAATAG